A stretch of DNA from Ranitomeya variabilis isolate aRanVar5 chromosome 1, aRanVar5.hap1, whole genome shotgun sequence:
gcataccggcgcatgtccatgcgccccccatgttaaagataggggcgcatgacgcatgcgtcggtatccgtcgacgacgctgtgcccaaagatgctaatgtgaacgtagccttacccttgtgaaaaaaaaattgcgggctaaaaaataatttttgaggaaagaaaaattattttttattttcacgtctctgcgttataaacttctgtgaagcacttggaggttcaaagtgctcatcacacatctagattagttccttgggaggtctagtttccaaaatggggtcacttgtggggaagctccaatatttaggcacacaggggctctccaaacgcgacatggtgtccgctaatgattggagctaatttttcattcaaaaagtcaaatggtgctcctttccttccgagccctgccgtgtgcccaaacagtggtttacccccacatgtgaggtattgctatactcaggagaaattgcccaacaaattttaggatccattttgtcctgttgcccatgtaaaaattaaaaaattgaggctaaaagaaatttttttgtgaaaaaaaaaaagtacttttacatttttacggatcaatttgtgaagcacctgggggttcaaagtgctcactatgtatctcgataagttccttggggggtttagtttccaaaatagggtcacttgtgggggagctcacataactctctggtttaacagaaattcaaaatttgaaaattgcaaaattttcaccaaatttccgatttcttttcacaaataaacgcaaacattattgacctaaatttactactaaaaagaagcccaatatgtcacgaaaaagtaatctcagaattgctaggatccgttgaagcgttcctgagttattacctcataaagggacactggtcagaattgcaaaaactggccaggtcattaaggtcaaaataggctgggtcatgaaggggttaaaggcacactATGTCTCACCCTAACGAGGCCAAAAAGGTTAACAAAAAGCACAGTGTTTTTTTTACCTCATGTGCCACGTGTCATACTGccttgcccaaaactgtacacagtactccatgtgcggtctaaccatggatttgtacagaggcagtataatgtgttgtgaatttggattctgggctcccccggtggctactggtggaattgaactggtgtcttcatcttctctgttcacctgttcccatcaagatgtgggagtcgctatataaccttgctgctctgttagttgcttgccggtcaacaatgttatcagaagcctctctgtgcttgttcctgctcctagacaactactagataagttggactcttgtccatgtttgtttttgcattttgttccagttcacagctgtagtttcgttactgtgtctggaaagctcttgtgaacgggaattgccactctggtgttatgagttaatgccagagttttaaagtaatttctggatggtgtttttgatagggttttcagctgaccatgaaagtgtcctttctgtcttctgctatgtagtaagtggacctcaaatttgctaaacctattttcatactacgtttgttatttcatctcaactcaccgccaatacatgtggggggcctctgtctcctttcggggtatttctctagaggtgagctaggactaatattttcctctgctagctttatttagtcctccggctgggctgggcatctagaatcaacgtaggcatgctacccggccactgctagttgtgcgttaggtttagttcatggtcagctcagttcccatcttccaagagctagttcctatatatgcttatgctatgttctcttgccattgagatcatgacagtttgaccggcccgcaaagtgttaattgtttgggctgaagcaggagaaaaagaagtgttgaagggaaatttttttttttttcccctcagagttttgctgcctagcccttaattgctgtctagctgcttcttacctcctcttaacccttgaatggctctgtgtccacctgtttgtaatggatcttcagagtgtaactgcaggtttgaataatctcgccacgaaggtacaaaatttgcaagattttgtttgtcatgcacctgtatctgagccgagaattcctttgccggaatttttctcggggaatagatccgggtttcagaattttcgaaataattgcaaattatttttgtctctgaaatctcgctctgccggagaccctgcacagcaggtcaggattgtgatttccttgctccggggcgaccctcaagactgggctttttcattgacaccaggggatcctgcgttgctcaatgtggatgcgttttttctggccttggggttgctttatgacgaacctcatttggagcttcaggcagaaaaaactttgatgtccctatctcaggggcaagatgaagcggaaatttactgccaaagattccgtaaatggtctgtgcttactcagtggaatgagtgcgccctggcggcgactttcagagagggtctctctgatgccattaaggatgttatggtggggttccctgtgcctacgggtctgaatgagtccatgacaatggctattcagatcgataggcgtttgcgggagcgcaaaccagtgcaccatctggcggtgtccactgagaagtcgccagagagtatgcagtgtgatagaattctgtcccgaagcgagcggcagaattttagacggaaaaatgggttgtgtttctattgtggtgattctactcatgttatatcagcatgctctaagcgcactaaaaagcttggtaaatctgtttccatttgcaccttaccgtctaaatttattctatctgtgaccctgatttgctctttgtcatctattaccacggacgcctatgtcgactctggcgccgctttgagtcttatggattggtcctttgccaaacgctgtgggtatgatttagagcctttggagactcctattcctctgaaggggattgactccaccccattggctaataataaaccacaatgctggacacaagtaactatgcgtattaatccggatcaccaggagattattcgctttctggtgctgtataatctacattatgatttggtgctaggattgccttggctgcaatctcataacccagtcctcgactggagagctatgtctgtgttgagctggggatgtaagggggctcatggggatgtacctgtggtttccatttcatcatccattccctctgaaattcctgagttcctgtctgactatcgtgacgtctttgaagaatccaagcttggttcgttacctccgcaccgagagtgcgattgtgccatagatttaatcccgggtagtaaatacccaaagggtcgtttatttaatctgtctgtgcctgaacatgctgctatgcgagaatatataaaggagtccttggaaaagggacatattcgtccatcgtcatctcccttaggagccggttttttctttgtgtcaaaaaaagacggctctttgagaccatgtattgattatcggcttttgaataaaatcactgttaaatatcaatacccattgccgttgctgactgatttgtttgctcgcataaagggggccaagtggttctctaagattgaccttcgtggggcgtataatttggtgcgaatcaggcagggggatgagtggaaaaccgcatttaatacgcccgagggccactttgagtatttagtgatgccttttggtctttctaatgctccgtcagttttccagtcctttatgcatgatatttttcgcgattatttggataaatttatgattgtgtatctggatgatattctgattttttcggatgactgggactctcatgtccagcaagtcaggagggtttttcaggttttgcggtctaattctttgtgtgtgaagggttcgaagtgtgtttttggggtacagaggatttcctttttgggatatattttttccccctcttacattgaaatggatcctgtcaaggttcaagctatttgtgattggacgcagccctcttctcttaagagtcttcagaaatttttgggctttgctaacttttatcgtcgatttattgctggtttttcggatattgctaagccattgaccgatttgactaagaagggtgctgatgttgctgattggtcccctgatgctgtggaggcctttcgggagcttaagcgccgtttttcctctgcccctgtgttgcgtcagcctgatgttgctctaccttttcaggttgaggtcgacgcttctgagatcggagctggggcagtgttgtcgcagaaaagttctgactgctccgtgatgaggccttgtgccttcttttcccgtaaattttcgcccgctgagcggaattatgatgttgggaatcgggagcttttggccatgaagtgggcttttgaggagtggcgccattggcttgagggggccagacatcaggtggtggtattgactgaccacaaaaatttgatttatcttgagaccgccaggcgcctgaatcctagacaggcgcgctggtcattatttttctctcggtttaattttgtggtgtcatacctaccgggttctaagaatgttaaggcggatgccctttctaggagttttgagcctgactcgcctggtaactctgagcccacaggtatccttaaggatggagtggtattgtcagccgtttctccagacctgcggcgggccttgcaggagtttcaggcggagagacctgatcgttgcccacctgataaactgtttgttcctgatgattggaccaatagagtcatctctgaggttcattcttctgcgttggcaggtcatcctggcatttttggtaccagggatttggtggcaaggtccttctggtggccttccctgtcacgagatgtgcgaggctttgtgcagtcttgtgacgtttgtgctcgggccaagccttgttgttctcgggctagtggattattgttgcccttgcctattcctaagaggccttggacgcacatctcgatggattttatttcagatctgcctgtttctcagaagatgtctgtcatctgggtggtgtgtgaccgtttttctaagatggtccatttggttcctctgcccaagttaccttcttcttccgagttggttcctctgttttttcaaaatgttgttcgtttgcatggtattcctgagaatatcgtttctgacagagggacccaattcgtgtctagattttggcgggcattctgtgctaggatgggcatagatttatctttttcgtccgctttccatcctcagacgaatggccagaccgagcggattaatcagaccctggagacatatctgaggtgttttgtgtctgctgaccaggatgattgggttgcttttttgccattggcggagttcgctctcaataatcgggccagctctgccactttggtgtccccgtttttctgtaattcggggtttcatcctcgattttcctctggtcaggtggaatcttcggattgtcctggagtggatgctgtggtggagagattgcatcagatctgggggcaggtggtggacaatttgaggttgtcccaggagaagactcagctttttgccaaccgccaccgtcgtgttggtcctcggctttctgttggggatttggtgtggttgtcttctcgttttgtccctatgagggtctcttctcctaagtttaagcctcggtttatcggcccgtataagatattggagattcttaaccctgtttccttccgtttggacctccctgcatccttttctattcataacgtttttcatcggtcattattgcgcaggtatgaggtaccggttgtgccttccgtggagcctcctgctccggtgttggttgagggtgagttggagtacgttgtggagaaaatcttggactctcgggtttccagacggagactccagtatctggtcaagtggaagggatacggccaggaggataattcttgggtgaatgcatctgatgttcatgcctccgatctggttcgtgcctttcatagggcccatcctgatcgccctggtggttctggtgagggttcggtgccccctccttgaggggggggtactgttgtgaatttggattctgggctcccccggtggctactggtggaattgaactggtgtcttcatcttctctgttcacctgttcccatcaagatgtgggagtcgctatataaccttgctgctctgttagttgcttgccggtcaacaatgttatcagaagcctctctgtgcttgttcctgctcctagacaactactagataagttggactcttgtccatgtttgtttttgcattttgttccagttcacagctgtagtttcgttactgtgtctggaaagctcttgtgaacgggaattgccactctggtgttatgagttaatgccagagttttaaagtaatttctggatggtgtttttgatagggttttcagctgaccatgaaagtgtcctttctgtcttctgctatgtagtaagtggacctcaaatttgctaaacctattttcatactacgtttgttatttcatctcaactcaccgccaatacatgtggggggcctctgtctcctttcggggtatttctctagaggtgagctaggactaatattttcctctgctagctttatttagtcctccggctgggctgggcatctagaatcaacgtaggcatgctacccggccactgctagttgtgcgttaggtttagttcatggtcagctcagttcccatcttccaagagctagttcctatatatgcttatgctatgttctcttgccattgagatcatgacaataatgctgttatgaactatacttttgggctccctcttttggtcactcgcggtatggctcttggattctctttcctcaggttggtagtcacctgttcgttaggactctgggtgtttctatttaaacttcctggagtcttagtccattgcctggcatccatgtaatcagtctttgtctggttgctcttgtctactggtcctgatttttgcaacataagctaagtcttgctttcttgttttttgtttatttgtattgttctgttttttgtccagcttgttcataatgtgattcctgattttgctggaagctcttagggggctgatattctccccccataccgttagtcggtacgggggttcttggatattcagcgtggatattttagtagggtttttcgctgaccacataagtccgctttctatatttctgctattatttagtgggcctctctttgctgaatctagttcatacttacgtttgtcctttcctcttacctcaccgttattatttgttgggggcctgtatctactttggggtatctttctctggaggcaagtgaggtctgtattttctctgaaagggttagttagatctccggctggcgcgagacgtctagaaccaacgtaggcacgttccccggctgctattatttgtgggctaggatcaggtatgtggtcagctcagttaccacctccctaagagctagtttttatgtttgcagactttgctgaagaccctgagatcctctgccattaggatcacaacagctctcatcatgtgtaccaagacctcttttaatgcaccccatgatcctgcttGCCTTGGCAGCCTCTGCCTGGCactgctgctccaggtaagtttatcattaactaggatccccaagtccttctccatgtcagatttacccagtggtttcccattcagtgtgtaatggtgatattgattccttcttcccatgtgtataaccttacatttatcattgttaaactgcatctgccacctctcagcccaagtttccaacttattcagatccatctgtagcagaataccatCTTCTCTTGTAttcactgctttacatagttttgtatcatctgcaaatatagatattttactgtgtaaaccttcaactagatcgttaataaatatgttgaagagaataggtcccaatccCAAAACGGACccttgcggtaccccactggtcacagcgacccagttagagaatataccatttataaccaccctctgctttctatcactgagccagttgcttacccatttacacacattttcccccagacccagcattctcattttgtgtaccaacctcttgtgtggcacggtatcaaacactttagaaaaaatcaagatataccacatccaatgactcaccgtggtccagcctatagcttacctcttcataaaaactgattagattgttttgacaggagcgattcctcataaacccatgctgatatggagttacacagttattctcattgagataatccagaataacatccctcagaaacccttcaaatattttaccaacaatagaggttagacttactggcctataatttccaggttcacttttagagccctttttgaatattggcaccacatttgctatgcgccagttctgtggaacagaccctgtctctatagagtccctaaatttaAGACTATGTACACACGGTGTGGATTcgggtgcagatttttctgcaccgtttttcctaaatccgcaggtaaaacacactgaccatttaccgcggatttcctgcgttttttgtgcggattccaccttcgattttacacctgcggattcctattgaggagcaggtgtaaaccgctgcgtaatctgcacaaagaattgacatgctgctgaaaatacaacTCAGTGTTTCTGCGcgatattttccgcagcatgtgcactgcgaatttggttttccataggtttacatggtactgtaaaccgcatagaaaacagctgcgaatctgcagcggccaatccactgtggatccgcagccaaatctgcaccgtgtgcacataaccttagaaaTACTGGTTTGTCTatgacattacttagttctcttagtactcgcggGTGTATGCTATCCGgaacccagagatttatctattttaatcttatttagccggtttcgcacctcttcttgggttagattggtgtctcttaatatagggttttctttgtctctcggcatttcacttagcatatcattttccaccgtgaatacagtGGAGAAGGCATTTTAATATATTCACTttttacacagccccaattggacagaccatcagcagatttggctttcagtaccatctttacgctgatgacacacaactatacacgtcagcccctgaccttacccccgctgtactacggaatgccactgactgtctgtctgcagtctctaacatcatgtccgctctctatctgaagctcaacctctccaaaactgaacttcttctgctcccgccttctactaacctccctaaatctgacatttccctctccgtgggtggcaccataataacacctaggcagcaggcacgctgtctgggtgtcatgtttgactccgatctctccttcacctcccacatacaatctcttgcccgctcgtgccgcttacacctaaagaacatctctagaatccgcccttttctcaccatggagacaacagaaactctcactgtcgccctaatccactcccgcctggactactgtaactctcttttaattggcctccccctcacgcgactttcccctctccagtctatccttaatgcagcagccagggtcgtccatctggctaatcgttactcggacgtgtccgctcttcgccagtcattacactggctgcccattcattacaggatacaattcaaagtacttgttctcacccacaaagctctccacagtgcggcacccccttacatctcctccctcatttctgtctatcggcctagccgaccgctgcgctctgcaaacgactttcgactaacctctgcactaatccgtacctcccactcccgactccaagacttctcccgtgctgcgccaatcctctggaatgctctaccccaagatattaggaccatccacaacttgcatagctttaggcgctcactcaaaactcatttgttcagagcggcctatcacgttccctaatcagtcattttatgtttgtgtgtgtgtgtgtgtagcccattcactatctcatctaccccccaccccctgaagatggctggaccatcattgtaaatacacacctgtactttgtatctccccacctcattgtagattgtaagctctcacgagcagggtcgtcttattttgctttattgctgtattgttaacattgttacctatgactgttgtgtttgaaactgttaaactgtaaagcgctgcggaatatgttggcgctatataaataaagattattattattattattcctcgtcatctacaaccattctttcctcacaatttttaagGGGCcgacactttcacttatgattcttttactattgacatagttgaagaacagtttgggattagttttactctccttagcaatgtgcttctctgtttccttttttggcagctttaattagtttttttagataaagtatttttctccctatagttttttagagcttcagcagtgccatcctgctttagtagtgcaaatgctttctttttactgttaactgCCCCTCTTACTTTTGTTTAGCCACATTTGGTttgtcctatttctagtccttttattcccacaaggtataaactgcttacacTGCCTATTTAGCatattcttaaacatttcccatttattatctgtattcttatttctaagGACATTGTCCTAGTGAACTAGATTAAggacatctctaagctggtcaaattttgccttcctaaagttcagtgtttttgtgactctctgataagtccccctagcgaaagacaagtgaaactgtacaattttgtggtcactatttcctagatgcccgattaCTTGCTGATTTGTTATTTTGTCAgggctattagatagtattaggtctaaaagtgctgttcctctggttggattctgcatcaattgtgaaagataattgttcttggttattagcagaaacctgttgcttttatgggtttcgcaggtttctgtttcccagttaatatccgggtagttaaagtcccccataacaaggacctcattatgggttgcagcttcagctTAAAAAAAGAGAAAGTTGATGATCCATTATGaaaccaacttgttcattccaggcCTAGACTTGGTGCTGTCATAAAATCGTGGAAGACATACAAAATGATAGATGTAGTAgcttttgatgtggggtgtacaaATTTTTTATCAACTAATTTGTGTATACcttaagattttgtaatgaaagttatattaaccTAACGTACATGTTTTGATTACAAATAAATGTTCCATGAAACTCAGTGTTGGCAACATTTTAGAAATTGTTCTTGTATTCAGTGAGATAGTAATAAAAATCTTACCGATCAAAGGGGGCATATTCATGCTGAGCAATGTTTATTAAAATTTATAAAACACAGAACATAATTACGTTTCTTTCCTGCATGCCTTCTCTCCTGTGTTACAAGATATAATTTGTGTGAAAGATTTCCACCATTCTGAACATGCTTCTATGTGTGACTTCTCTCGtggctcagaagatttgatttttTTGCAAAGCATTTCTCACAgcgtgaacatgaatacggcttctctcctgtatgaattcgcTGATGTTCAATAAGATTCCCTTTAACCgtgaaagatttcccacattctgaacatgaatacggcttttctcctgtgtggattttctgatgtttaacaagcTGTGATTTCTCTGTAAAGCACCTTCCACATTGCAAACATGAAAAaggtttttctcctgtgtgaattctttgatgtgtaaTAAGATACCCtttttctgtaaaacatttcccacattctgaacatgaaaatggcttctctcctgtatgaattctctggtgTTTAATAAGACTCTCTTTAACCGTGAAAGACTTCCAACACAGCGAACATGAAAATGTATTTTCTCCTGTGTGGAttttctgatgtctaataagatttCTTTTATttataaagcatttcccacattcagaacatgaatatggcttctctcctgtgtgaattttctgatgtctaataagaccccctttatctgtaaaacatttcccacattctgaacatgaatatggcttctctcctgtgtgaattttctgatgtctaataagactccctttatctgtaaaacatttcccacattcggaacatgaatatggcttctcccctgtatgaattctctgatgtttaataagactccctttatctgtaaagcatttcccacattctgaacatgaatacggcttctctcctgtatgaattttgTGATGTCTAATAACATTTCCTTTATctataaagcatttcccacattctgaacaggagtatggcttctctcctgtgtgaattctttcatGTATAGTAAGACTCCCTTTATCTGTGAAGgccttcccacattccgaacatgaaaatggcttttctcctgtgtgaattctctcatgtgtagcaAGAAATGATTtatataaaaaacatttcccacattccgaacatgaaaatggcttttcttctgtgtgaattctctcatgtataacaaattctgatttctttgtaaaacatttcccacattctgaacaggagtatGGCTTATCCCCTTTGTgccttctttgtgtcaaaaaaactaAGCTTTTAGCAAATTTCTTGTCACACTGAAATCTTGTATCCACTTTGTCTCCTGGAATTGTGGTAACAATAGGAGATTGCTCAGGAGAGGATTCCTCATGATTAGGAGGATTATAAGAAAGTGAAGTGCTGTGAAGTCCAGGAGGTCCATGATGGGTAATGAGGTTTTCTCCATTAGAGTGCTTCCTGATATCTTCGTTTTCACAATTTAGTGATAAATTGTTATTCTCACAAGGATTACCTATAAGGATGGAAGATAGAAggatttcaatattttttttatggAGCTCACAATGAAAACCCTCATCAGTAATAGTACCAGTAATAAGGAAGACAACTACATGCCATAACATTATCACAATAACAGGTAAAGTGAGTAACACTTATAACCCGGTGACATTGGCACAAGTCAGGGGTGGCAGAGATTAGGCATCAAATAGACAGCTCTTAAAAGAAAACCGGTCATCTGTAATTACCCCCCTAATGTAGCACTAGTGACAGTTCACTCTCGTAGCAAGCTTCCTATCATGCCC
This window harbors:
- the LOC143793496 gene encoding uncharacterized protein LOC143793496 isoform X4, translating into MEEWEYLEGHQDRYQDVMMEELRPLTPRDELMERNSPERCPLPLYPQDCPPANHNIPEDHQGEDLVDIQVEVIHGAQEAIAIWAGQQDGVVEINPPERCSRPLYPQDCPQENHNILEDHQGEDLIDIKVEVIDGAEETMDFWADQQDGSRRRNPPERCPRPLYPQDCPEENHNIPEDHQEEDPTKNKVKAETEEVAMTRGDQPCVSDGKEEIPGDVSTGNPCENNNLSLNCENEDIRKHSNGENLITHHGPPGLHSTSLSYNPPNHEESSPEQSPIVTTIPGDKVDTRFQCDKKFAKSLVFLTQRRHKGDKPYSCSECGKCFTKKSEFVIHERIHTEEKPFSCSECGKCFLYKSFLATHERIHTGEKPFSCSECGKAFTDKGSLTIHERIHTGEKPYSCSECGKCFIDKGNVIRHHKIHTGEKPYSCSECGKCFTDKGSLIKHQRIHTGEKPYSCSECGKCFTDKGSLIRHQKIHTGEKPYSCSECGKCFTDKGGLIRHQKIHTGEKPYSCSECGKCFINKRNLIRHQKIHTGENTFSCSLCWKSFTVKESLIKHQRIHTGEKPFSCSECGKCFTEKGYLITHQRIHTGEKPFSCLQCGRCFTEKSQLVKHQKIHTGEKPYSCSECGKSFTVKGNLIEHQRIHTGEKPYSCSRCEKCFAKKSNLLSHERSHT
- the LOC143793496 gene encoding uncharacterized protein LOC143793496 isoform X5; its protein translation is MEEWEYLEGHQDRYQDVMMEELRPLTPRDGSRRRNPPERCPRPLYPQDCPEENHNIPEDHQEEDPTKNKVKAETEEVAMTRGDQPCVSDGKEEIPGDVSTGNPCENNNLSLNCENEDIRKHSNGENLITHHGPPGLHSTSLSYNPPNHEESSPEQSPIVTTIPGDKVDTRFQCDKKFAKSLVFLTQRRHKGDKPYSCSECGKCFTKKSEFVIHERIHTEEKPFSCSECGKCFLYKSFLATHERIHTGEKPFSCSECGKAFTDKGSLTIHERIHTGEKPYSCSECGKCFIDKGNVIRHHKIHTGEKPYSCSECGKCFTDKGSLIKHQRIHTGEKPYSCSECGKCFTDKGSLIRHQKIHTGEKPYSCSECGKCFTDKGGLIRHQKIHTGEKPYSCSECGKCFINKRNLIRHQKIHTGENTFSCSLCWKSFTVKESLIKHQRIHTGEKPFSCSECGKCFTEKGYLITHQRIHTGEKPFSCLQCGRCFTEKSQLVKHQKIHTGEKPYSCSECGKSFTVKGNLIEHQRIHTGEKPYSCSRCEKCFAKKSNLLSHERSHT